Proteins encoded within one genomic window of Candidatus Peregrinibacteria bacterium:
- a CDS encoding HU family DNA-binding protein has translation MTKQDMVNSIATAAGITKKAATAAMDAFLELVKSELKKGRSVTVTGFGTYKISNRAARVGVNPRNPTQKIKIPAMKLPTFKAGKNLKDAVR, from the coding sequence ATGACAAAGCAAGACATGGTAAATTCCATCGCTACTGCGGCTGGTATTACCAAGAAGGCTGCTACTGCAGCTATGGATGCTTTTCTTGAGCTTGTGAAAAGCGAACTCAAGAAAGGTCGATCAGTAACTGTTACTGGATTCGGAACGTATAAGATTTCAAATCGAGCCGCTCGAGTTGGAGTAAATCCACGAAACCCAACCCAAAAGATTAAAATCCCTGCAATGAAACTTCCAACTTTCAAGGCAGGAAAGAATCTTAAGGACGCAGTTCGATAA
- the carA gene encoding glutamine-hydrolyzing carbamoyl-phosphate synthase small subunit yields MENAPRNARLLLQDGLEFSGELFGSRKNTDGEVVFTTGMVGYEQSCTDPSFRGQILVFTYPMIGNYGIASEERCEYGILKNFESDELHVKGVVTSEYSRSFSHWKGKQSFDEWLQEKGIPGISGIDTRALTEHLREHGSQKGQIVLEGEKAKPFEDVEDPNLRNLVAEVSCKKPKIYEPLSPRGKTLIVYDTGVKNNIIRSFLERGIRVIRLPWNYDLTKSTEKYDGVFFANGPGDPALISEVTSRNILFAIEKNIPFFGICLGHQLLGLAIGGKTKKMKYGHRGVNQPCLNVLTGKCVVTSQNHGFMVEDATLPNGWALWWENINDGTCEGIRHKKGMAFSVQFHPEATPGPEDTAYLFDEYIKLL; encoded by the coding sequence ATGGAAAACGCTCCTCGAAACGCAAGGCTTCTACTTCAAGACGGTTTAGAATTTTCCGGAGAGCTGTTTGGATCCCGAAAAAATACTGATGGTGAGGTGGTCTTTACCACAGGAATGGTTGGATATGAACAATCTTGCACCGATCCAAGTTTTCGCGGACAAATTCTTGTATTTACCTATCCCATGATTGGAAATTATGGTATTGCTTCCGAGGAACGGTGCGAATATGGAATTCTCAAAAATTTTGAAAGTGACGAACTTCATGTGAAGGGAGTCGTAACCTCAGAATATTCACGCTCATTTTCCCATTGGAAAGGGAAACAATCTTTTGATGAATGGCTTCAGGAAAAGGGAATTCCCGGAATTTCTGGTATAGATACGCGTGCACTCACAGAACATCTTCGGGAACATGGCTCCCAAAAGGGTCAAATTGTGCTTGAGGGAGAAAAAGCAAAACCTTTTGAGGATGTGGAAGATCCGAATCTTCGGAATCTTGTCGCGGAGGTATCCTGCAAAAAACCAAAAATTTATGAACCTCTGAGTCCGAGAGGAAAAACACTCATAGTCTATGACACCGGTGTGAAAAATAATATCATCAGGTCATTTCTCGAAAGGGGAATTCGAGTAATTCGTCTTCCTTGGAATTATGATCTCACAAAAAGTACTGAAAAATATGACGGAGTTTTTTTCGCGAATGGTCCGGGAGATCCGGCACTAATTTCAGAAGTTACCTCTCGCAACATTCTTTTCGCAATAGAAAAAAATATTCCATTTTTTGGAATATGTCTTGGTCATCAACTTCTTGGACTAGCGATTGGAGGAAAAACAAAGAAGATGAAATATGGGCATAGAGGAGTGAATCAACCTTGCCTGAATGTTCTCACGGGAAAGTGCGTAGTCACGAGTCAAAATCATGGGTTTATGGTGGAAGACGCTACTCTCCCAAACGGATGGGCTCTGTGGTGGGAGAATATTAATGATGGTACGTGTGAAGGGATTCGCCATAAAAAAGGGATGGCGTTCTCAGTACAATTCCATCCAGAAGCCACTCCCGGACCTGAAGATACCGCGTATTTGTTTGATGAGTATATAAAGCTTTTATAG
- a CDS encoding S41 family peptidase yields the protein MNTPQKFFGFLLLPILTFILGVALSGEIYQNKRPKIYLPQEPIVSEAQKIDTQIFWTALQRWEESAEPSEKGAVEKFRTTIEKTIDILENTQKVDLSKLWEALQVVENEYVDPEKVNANTLSEWLVRGLISSLEDDYSSYMSREESQTFDEELAGELEGIGAELTMRNSLVTVVSPLRNSPAEQAGIFPEDVIATVDGESVDGMTLLEVVNKIRGKNGTKVVLGILRKTETNILDIEITRKHIVVESVKLEMKNGIAVLEVSQFGDHTKEEFEKYLREAIAGNPRGIVLDLRFNPGGYLDSAVDMVSFFVKEGKVVIQKERAPTITNRFVNGRVLTDLPLVVLINGGSASAAEIVAGALRDHNRAILIGETSFGKGTVQEIVPMSDGAKLRLTVAKWLTPNGLDISKKGIEPDIALKREISDFETNKDPQMEAALKILRREAKPEDFENVSENAKKLFPGEASILPK from the coding sequence ATGAATACTCCGCAAAAGTTTTTTGGGTTTTTGCTCCTGCCGATTCTCACATTTATTCTCGGAGTTGCGCTCTCGGGAGAGATATATCAGAACAAGCGTCCTAAAATTTACCTTCCTCAGGAACCAATAGTTTCAGAGGCGCAGAAAATTGATACGCAGATTTTTTGGACAGCCCTTCAGCGATGGGAAGAAAGTGCTGAACCATCTGAAAAAGGAGCCGTTGAAAAATTTCGAACGACTATCGAAAAAACAATCGATATTCTGGAAAATACCCAAAAAGTAGATCTCAGCAAATTATGGGAGGCGCTTCAAGTTGTTGAAAACGAATATGTGGATCCCGAAAAAGTTAACGCAAATACTCTTTCGGAATGGCTCGTAAGAGGTCTTATCTCAAGCTTGGAAGATGATTATTCGAGCTACATGTCGCGAGAAGAATCCCAAACTTTTGATGAAGAACTTGCCGGTGAGCTTGAGGGGATTGGTGCTGAGCTTACTATGAGGAATTCTCTTGTTACTGTTGTATCCCCTCTCAGAAACTCTCCAGCGGAACAAGCTGGAATTTTTCCGGAAGATGTAATTGCAACTGTTGACGGAGAAAGTGTTGATGGGATGACTCTTTTGGAGGTGGTAAACAAAATTCGAGGAAAAAATGGGACAAAAGTTGTTCTCGGCATACTCAGGAAAACAGAGACGAATATCCTCGACATTGAAATAACACGGAAACACATTGTGGTGGAAAGTGTAAAATTGGAAATGAAAAATGGAATTGCAGTACTTGAGGTGAGTCAATTTGGAGACCATACAAAGGAGGAGTTTGAAAAGTATCTCCGCGAAGCAATTGCTGGGAATCCTCGTGGAATTGTTTTGGATCTCAGATTTAATCCCGGGGGATATTTAGATAGCGCTGTCGACATGGTTTCATTTTTTGTAAAGGAGGGGAAAGTCGTGATTCAAAAAGAGCGCGCTCCCACAATTACGAATAGATTTGTAAATGGAAGGGTTCTTACAGATCTCCCGCTTGTGGTGCTCATAAATGGCGGATCCGCAAGCGCTGCTGAGATTGTTGCTGGTGCTCTCAGGGATCATAATCGCGCTATTCTTATTGGAGAAACAAGTTTTGGAAAGGGAACAGTTCAGGAAATTGTTCCGATGAGTGATGGGGCAAAATTGCGACTAACGGTAGCAAAATGGCTTACCCCGAATGGTCTTGATATTAGCAAAAAGGGAATCGAGCCCGATATTGCTCTGAAGAGAGAAATATCTGATTTCGAAACGAACAAAGATCCCCAAATGGAAGCGGCGTTAAAAATACTCAGAAGAGAAGCAAAACCAGAAGATTTTGAAAATGTTTCGGAAAACGCAAAAAAGTTATTTCCGGGAGAAGCATCAATATTGCCAAAATAG
- the hflX gene encoding GTPase HflX yields MPFPQKKALIFDLIPSECTDSERMHRAQEFENLLRTLGGIQIHDRIFFSGLPDYQLFISPQTVENILRKYDFYQIDFLILNNIVKPRQIFTLSEIFAPYATQVWDRMDLILKIFSLHAESAEAKLQVELAKIRHMGPRIYGMGTQLSRQGGGIGTSGIGETNTEIMKRHLRAAEHRISQKLKQLEKTKDLQRGRRARQNFYTVSAVGYTNAGKSSVMKALTRKQNVEIANALFTTLDTRIGKLFLPSVFKNVLVSDTIGFIADLPPELIAAFTSTLSETIHSDLLLHIVDISDDEWERKIVIVDDIIKGLQIETKPQILVLNKIDRLPKYEDISECMNRYADRTPVSVSALQKTNFDLLKAKIAEVIYPRETNVYKKRFASLIMNNT; encoded by the coding sequence ATGCCATTTCCTCAAAAAAAAGCTCTCATCTTTGATCTTATTCCTTCAGAATGCACCGATTCCGAGAGAATGCATCGAGCCCAAGAATTCGAAAATCTTCTTCGAACTCTTGGGGGGATTCAAATTCATGACAGAATTTTTTTTTCGGGACTCCCAGATTATCAACTCTTTATTTCACCACAAACTGTAGAAAATATTCTCAGAAAATATGATTTCTACCAGATTGATTTTTTGATTTTGAACAATATCGTAAAACCGCGCCAAATTTTCACACTGTCAGAAATTTTTGCTCCATATGCTACTCAAGTGTGGGATCGGATGGATCTCATTTTAAAAATTTTCTCTCTTCATGCAGAAAGCGCGGAAGCAAAACTTCAAGTAGAACTCGCAAAGATACGACATATGGGACCGCGAATTTATGGTATGGGAACACAGCTTTCACGGCAAGGAGGTGGTATTGGGACAAGTGGAATTGGAGAGACAAATACTGAAATTATGAAAAGACATCTCCGGGCGGCAGAGCACCGAATTTCTCAAAAACTGAAGCAGCTTGAGAAGACAAAGGATCTTCAGCGAGGAAGACGTGCCCGACAAAATTTTTATACTGTTTCTGCTGTTGGATACACGAACGCTGGAAAATCCTCGGTCATGAAAGCTCTCACGAGAAAACAAAATGTCGAAATTGCGAATGCGCTTTTTACTACGTTGGATACTCGCATCGGAAAATTATTTCTTCCGAGTGTTTTTAAAAATGTACTCGTGAGTGACACTATTGGTTTTATTGCAGATCTCCCTCCAGAGCTTATTGCCGCTTTTACTTCCACTCTTTCTGAGACCATTCATTCTGATCTTCTTTTACATATTGTTGATATTTCAGATGACGAATGGGAACGAAAAATTGTGATTGTGGATGATATTATAAAAGGTCTCCAAATTGAGACAAAACCACAAATTTTAGTATTGAATAAAATTGATCGCCTTCCAAAATATGAAGATATTTCTGAATGTATGAACCGCTACGCCGATCGGACCCCGGTCTCAGTTTCTGCTCTCCAAAAAACGAATTTCGACCTTTTGAAAGCTAAAATAGCTGAAGTGATTTATCCTCGAGAAACAAATGTTTACAAAAAGCGATTTGCATCATTAATAATGAATAATACATAG
- a CDS encoding HD domain-containing protein codes for MHFEQFREAIQKDSRGLHFDRIKKAFLYAQKAHKSQKRESGAPYIMHPLSVAFLLFQNNADEETIVAALLHDTIEDTPYTEKDIRREFGSEILRLVKGVTKFPKFHKNNGERIHGPIDIRTETINKWLVAFNKDLRIALIKIFDRLHNMRTIEGLFSAEKRIVKSQETLDVFAPVAHMLSLGEVRLELEQISLSQILPSEEFRQLKKKIEKRERNISKLISHLKNKFHCHKDFQKFIMKPYPISYAKVYFRSHEGMSDEEILKSTVSCVVMSLEECYQALSCFHGHWRQKKDSFADFINTPKINGYRALHTKIILEDGQEVQLRIMTEEMMRYSQKGVTTFCFSERGKRHEIPWMSMLQKVLAGNAEKSQEFWKGIQSDLLQNFIILHGPHDQIISLPKRSTYLDAAFSYLKDKAVFVRDILVNGAKVPPSTCVEDKARVDFVLDTTENVKYEWLEAVDTSLSMEYIKNDLRKRSTLEKRNTGKRLLQENFDRNNLGSVQNLKDERILKIFRDLDIHGVSDLLERLGEASIFADEVADRILREQGVKISHDIPTVHQLACVVHHDKLETFLRIFDGVLEKVQLEKKDGNYYSVNLAITASREQKRQLLQVVKRTTDVKIDRKDIVDEYSIFPLFFLGIISCIWAAGNVFSYFLIHTEHIHPFLFALVRLWTISLLLGGIALTRRKLENAGDISTPFSASPFGFLAAAISFTAFTVFSYYTLSFFTPSEYVLTLFPNSVIVLFSLFFEQRIFPWSRILLISFLSFGGYLLLFGGGDSIPIEGKLSALFGCLSFGVYTYLSTYFQRKLGIQYQYLRFLLMIFLFSSLIIAGVFTFIDFPFPTARELEILVLYSLFFPGIAYIFYYFLIYKNGYTTYMVYSIFGFLIFSYVWQVIFLKIPLQTHEFFASIVFGLAVYLVAKIYPKLHHKAIDTSF; via the coding sequence ATGCATTTCGAGCAATTTCGTGAGGCAATTCAAAAAGACTCAAGGGGACTTCACTTTGACCGTATCAAAAAAGCATTTTTGTATGCGCAGAAAGCACACAAATCACAAAAAAGAGAGTCAGGTGCTCCATACATAATGCATCCCTTGAGTGTCGCTTTTCTTCTCTTTCAAAATAATGCGGATGAAGAAACCATTGTTGCTGCCCTTCTTCACGATACGATTGAAGATACTCCTTACACAGAAAAAGATATTCGTCGAGAATTCGGGAGTGAGATATTGAGACTCGTGAAAGGCGTCACTAAATTTCCTAAATTTCATAAAAATAATGGCGAGCGTATTCATGGACCTATTGATATCCGGACGGAAACCATCAACAAATGGCTCGTTGCTTTTAACAAAGATCTTCGTATTGCCCTTATTAAAATATTTGATCGTCTTCATAATATGCGGACAATTGAAGGACTTTTCAGTGCAGAGAAACGCATTGTGAAATCTCAAGAAACGCTTGATGTTTTTGCACCGGTGGCACACATGCTTTCTCTCGGGGAAGTTCGCCTTGAATTAGAGCAGATATCACTTTCACAAATTCTTCCTTCCGAGGAATTTCGGCAACTCAAAAAGAAAATTGAAAAGAGAGAAAGAAATATCTCGAAACTCATATCACACCTCAAAAATAAATTTCATTGTCATAAAGATTTCCAGAAATTTATCATGAAGCCGTATCCAATTTCATACGCAAAAGTATACTTCAGGTCACACGAAGGCATGTCGGACGAAGAAATTTTAAAAAGCACAGTATCATGCGTAGTCATGTCACTCGAAGAATGTTATCAAGCGCTTTCATGTTTTCATGGTCATTGGAGGCAAAAAAAAGATTCATTTGCAGATTTTATTAATACCCCGAAAATAAATGGCTACAGGGCTCTCCACACGAAAATTATTCTCGAAGACGGACAGGAGGTTCAGCTCAGAATCATGACGGAGGAAATGATGCGATACTCTCAAAAAGGAGTAACTACCTTTTGTTTTTCAGAACGTGGAAAAAGACACGAAATCCCATGGATGAGTATGCTCCAGAAAGTACTCGCCGGAAATGCCGAAAAAAGTCAGGAGTTTTGGAAAGGAATTCAATCAGACCTACTCCAAAATTTTATTATTCTCCATGGTCCCCATGATCAAATTATTTCCCTTCCCAAGAGATCAACATATCTCGATGCCGCTTTTTCCTATTTGAAAGATAAGGCGGTTTTTGTAAGAGATATTCTCGTGAATGGAGCAAAGGTTCCTCCCTCCACTTGTGTGGAAGATAAAGCACGGGTGGATTTTGTCCTCGACACAACGGAAAATGTAAAATATGAATGGCTGGAAGCAGTCGATACGTCTTTAAGCATGGAATACATCAAAAATGATCTTCGGAAAAGAAGTACTCTTGAAAAAAGAAATACAGGAAAAAGGCTTTTGCAGGAGAATTTTGATAGAAATAATCTCGGGAGTGTCCAGAATCTGAAAGATGAAAGAATTCTTAAAATTTTTCGTGATCTTGATATCCATGGAGTTTCTGATCTTCTCGAACGTCTTGGAGAAGCGAGTATTTTCGCTGATGAAGTTGCAGATCGCATTCTTCGCGAACAGGGGGTCAAGATTAGCCACGATATTCCAACGGTGCATCAACTTGCCTGCGTTGTTCATCATGATAAACTCGAGACATTTCTGCGTATTTTTGATGGAGTTCTTGAAAAAGTTCAACTGGAAAAAAAAGATGGGAATTATTATTCGGTAAATCTCGCTATTACGGCTTCTCGTGAGCAAAAAAGACAACTGCTTCAGGTGGTAAAAAGAACTACTGATGTAAAAATTGATCGAAAAGATATTGTGGATGAATACAGTATTTTCCCGCTTTTTTTCCTTGGAATTATTAGTTGTATTTGGGCAGCGGGAAATGTGTTTTCCTATTTTCTTATCCATACTGAGCATATCCATCCTTTCCTTTTTGCACTTGTACGCTTATGGACTATTTCTCTTCTCCTCGGAGGTATTGCTCTTACGAGGAGGAAGCTTGAAAATGCAGGAGATATTTCTACTCCATTCTCTGCATCCCCGTTTGGATTTCTCGCAGCAGCCATTTCTTTTACTGCTTTTACAGTATTTTCGTATTACACTCTTAGCTTTTTTACTCCTTCGGAGTATGTTCTTACTCTTTTTCCAAATTCCGTTATTGTGCTCTTCTCTTTATTTTTTGAACAAAGAATATTTCCATGGAGTCGAATCCTCCTCATTTCATTCCTCTCATTTGGGGGATATCTTCTTCTTTTTGGTGGAGGGGATTCGATCCCTATCGAGGGAAAATTAAGTGCGCTTTTTGGATGCCTCAGTTTTGGGGTATATACATATTTGAGCACCTATTTTCAAAGAAAACTTGGCATTCAATACCAGTATTTAAGGTTTCTTCTCATGATTTTCCTCTTTTCCTCACTCATTATTGCTGGAGTCTTCACGTTCATTGATTTCCCGTTTCCCACCGCGCGAGAACTCGAAATACTGGTACTTTATTCACTCTTCTTCCCCGGAATTGCGTATATTTTTTATTATTTTCTTATCTACAAGAATGGATACACGACGTACATGGTGTACAGTATTTTTGGATTTCTCATATTTTCATATGTGTGGCAGGTAATATTTCTCAAAATACCACTCCAGACGCATGAGTTTTTTGCCAGTATCGTGTTTGGTCTTGCGGTGTATCTCGTAGCAAAAATTTATCCAAAACTCCACCATAAAGCCATAGATACTTCGTTTTAA